The following coding sequences lie in one Streptomyces albofaciens JCM 4342 genomic window:
- a CDS encoding sensor histidine kinase, with translation MNITGKAQVAARGTALRAAGGRAWRRLVRREQWPPYRVFGELLLALLLGLIALGAEEVAGSGEARTWLVTVAVMALAPLRRALPGAVLILAASLSWLFVGISALLIVAGWSAGRRIAGSARALVVFAVALVLSMAVPVVQDLPRVSPEKLMILAVSFLAIVAMPGIASRYWSQHRTLVDTLHAQRTQLLRENAMIARQTQLRERQRIAQDMHDSLGHQLTLIAVHTGALEVDSALNARQREAVGVLRGASVAAMRELREVVGLLRDETEDAAAVPPPVGAGTAPDAGRRGVAQVDGLVEASRGAGARISVSRSGEPRALAPAVDRAAYRIVQEGLTNAHKHAAGAPVTVALRYEPDSLLVEVVNGPVPPGSAAGPEVSGGQGLTGLRERARLVGGMVHSGSLPDGGFRLAGVLPYGPVTVASTVAEPVPPPPGPGTGDTGSGAGRPAVRVGKDGRPVIDWSRVYAAPDTAMFRGDERRRGFAVGCGLAAGVVVAMGVLTAWGMVELFKAIEEGSVSPDTYGQLRIGRPEAEVREQLPPGSFVNSGLNDQGPPKPAGARCETFTSTEPSASWEEERAFRFCFKDGKLVEKRTFMGKT, from the coding sequence GTGAACATCACGGGGAAAGCACAGGTGGCGGCCCGGGGCACGGCGCTCCGGGCCGCGGGCGGGCGGGCGTGGCGGCGTCTGGTCCGCCGGGAGCAGTGGCCGCCGTACCGCGTCTTCGGTGAACTGCTGCTGGCCCTGCTGCTGGGGCTGATCGCGCTCGGTGCGGAGGAGGTCGCCGGCAGCGGCGAGGCCCGTACGTGGCTGGTGACGGTGGCGGTGATGGCGCTCGCGCCGCTGCGCCGCGCGCTGCCCGGTGCGGTGCTGATCCTCGCGGCGTCGCTGAGCTGGCTGTTCGTGGGGATATCGGCGCTGCTGATCGTGGCGGGGTGGTCGGCCGGGCGGCGGATCGCGGGCAGCGCGCGGGCGCTGGTGGTGTTCGCGGTGGCGCTGGTGCTGAGCATGGCGGTGCCCGTGGTGCAGGACCTCCCGCGGGTGTCGCCGGAGAAGCTGATGATCCTGGCGGTGTCCTTCCTGGCGATAGTGGCCATGCCCGGGATAGCGAGCCGGTACTGGTCCCAGCACCGCACTCTGGTGGACACGCTGCACGCCCAGCGCACACAACTCCTGCGGGAGAACGCGATGATCGCCCGTCAGACGCAGCTGCGGGAGCGGCAGCGCATCGCGCAGGACATGCACGACAGCCTGGGCCATCAGCTCACCCTGATCGCCGTGCACACGGGTGCGCTGGAGGTGGACTCCGCGCTCAACGCGCGGCAGCGGGAGGCGGTCGGCGTGCTGCGCGGGGCCTCGGTGGCGGCGATGCGCGAGCTGCGCGAGGTGGTCGGCCTGCTCCGGGACGAGACGGAGGACGCGGCGGCGGTGCCCCCGCCGGTCGGCGCCGGTACGGCTCCGGACGCGGGGCGGCGCGGGGTGGCCCAGGTGGACGGGCTGGTGGAGGCGTCGCGCGGCGCGGGGGCGCGAATATCCGTCTCCCGTTCCGGGGAGCCGCGCGCGCTGGCACCGGCCGTCGACCGGGCCGCGTACCGCATCGTGCAGGAGGGGCTGACCAACGCGCACAAGCACGCCGCCGGGGCGCCGGTGACGGTGGCGCTGCGGTATGAACCGGATTCGCTGCTGGTCGAGGTGGTCAACGGGCCGGTGCCGCCGGGTTCGGCCGCCGGTCCCGAGGTCAGTGGCGGGCAGGGGCTGACGGGGCTGCGGGAGCGGGCCCGGCTGGTCGGCGGCATGGTGCACAGCGGTTCGTTGCCGGACGGCGGTTTCCGGCTCGCCGGGGTGCTGCCGTACGGACCGGTGACGGTGGCGTCGACCGTGGCGGAGCCGGTGCCACCGCCGCCGGGGCCCGGCACCGGGGACACAGGCTCCGGCGCCGGGCGGCCCGCGGTGCGGGTCGGCAAGGACGGCCGGCCGGTCATCGACTGGTCCCGGGTGTACGCGGCCCCGGACACGGCGATGTTCCGCGGGGACGAGCGGCGCAGGGGGTTCGCCGTTGGGTGCGGTCTGGCGGCGGGTGTGGTCGTGGCCATGGGGGTGCTGACGGCGTGGGGGATGGTGGAGCTGTTCAAGGCGATAGAGGAGGGTTCGGTGTCGCCGGACACGTACGGGCAGTTGCGGATCGGCCGGCCGGAGGCGGAGGTCCGTGAGCAGCTGCCGCCGGGGTCGTTCGTGAACAGCGGTCTGAACGACCAGGGGCCCCCGAAGCCGGCGGGCGCGCGCTGCGAGACGTTCACGTCCACGGAGCCGTCGGCGAGCTGGGAGGAGGAGCGGGCGTTCCGGTTCTGCTTCAAGGACGGGAAGCTGGTGGAGAAGCGGACCTTCATGGGGAAGACCTGA
- a CDS encoding FMN-dependent NADH-azoreductase, which yields MATLLHLDSSLFPTDGSASRAVTAAFREAWEEAHPGGTVIYRDLAADPLPHLDAAGFSAAFADADALTPEQQTAFARRLELVEELEKADAVLIGAPMYNITIPSTLKAWLDHIIIIGRTAGEESSIKDKPVTVVASRGGSYKPGTPREGLDYVETYLRAVLGTLLGMEVDFIVPELTMAPTNPAMSELIPLYEASRDQAFQEAAEKAKALAERLAA from the coding sequence ATGGCCACGCTTCTGCACCTCGATTCCTCCCTGTTCCCCACCGACGGATCCGCTTCCCGCGCGGTGACCGCCGCCTTCCGCGAGGCATGGGAGGAGGCGCACCCGGGCGGCACCGTCATCTACCGCGACCTCGCCGCGGACCCGCTGCCCCACCTCGACGCCGCCGGCTTCTCCGCCGCCTTCGCCGACGCGGACGCCCTGACCCCCGAGCAGCAGACCGCGTTCGCGCGCCGCCTTGAGCTGGTCGAGGAGCTGGAGAAGGCGGACGCGGTTCTCATCGGCGCCCCGATGTACAACATCACGATCCCCTCCACGCTCAAGGCATGGCTGGACCACATCATCATCATCGGCCGCACCGCCGGTGAGGAGTCGTCCATCAAGGACAAGCCGGTCACCGTCGTCGCCAGCCGCGGCGGCTCCTACAAGCCGGGCACGCCCCGCGAGGGGCTCGACTACGTCGAGACCTACCTGCGGGCCGTGCTGGGGACCCTGCTCGGCATGGAGGTCGACTTCATCGTCCCCGAGCTGACGATGGCGCCCACCAACCCCGCGATGTCGGAACTCATACCGCTGTACGAGGCCTCCCGCGACCAGGCCTTCCAGGAAGCCGCCGAGAAGGCCAAGGCCCTCGCCGAACGCCTCGCCGCCTGA
- a CDS encoding MFS transporter, which translates to MTTIEETTGRDGELRRGRGAGWGAVTALAAATFTVVTSEMLPVGLLTPIGGALGVTDGTAGLTLTVTGVVAAVGAPVLTLAVGRADRRNVLCGLLAMLAVANLLAAWAPGFGVMLVARVLVGVGMGGVWALAAGLAVRLVAARSVAAATSLIFSGVAVASVLGVPAGTLIGQLGGWRAAFAAVAALSALVAVALAVLLPPLPAERAVRLDGVLRLFRDARVRTGLVVVALLVGGHFAAYTYVRPVLEEVSGVGPGAISTLLLVYGAAGVAGNFVGGAGAGRSPRGMLLVISGVLAGAVLLVPVLGVGVPGAVALLAVWGLAYGGVSVSTQTWLMAVAPRAREAASALFVGVFNAAIALGAFGGGRAVDGWGLTGVLWLGGALAAGALVAVAAGRGPGSGAVSR; encoded by the coding sequence ATGACGACGATCGAGGAAACGACGGGCCGCGACGGTGAGTTGCGGCGGGGCAGGGGCGCGGGCTGGGGCGCGGTGACGGCGCTGGCGGCGGCCACGTTCACGGTGGTGACGTCGGAGATGCTGCCGGTGGGGCTGTTGACGCCCATCGGAGGCGCGCTGGGGGTCACGGACGGTACGGCGGGGCTGACGCTCACCGTGACGGGTGTGGTCGCGGCGGTGGGGGCGCCGGTGCTCACGCTGGCGGTGGGCCGGGCGGACCGGCGGAACGTGCTGTGCGGGCTGCTGGCCATGTTGGCGGTGGCCAATCTGCTGGCCGCCTGGGCACCGGGTTTCGGGGTGATGCTGGTGGCGCGGGTGCTGGTCGGGGTCGGCATGGGCGGTGTGTGGGCGCTCGCCGCGGGGCTGGCGGTGCGGCTGGTGGCGGCGCGGTCGGTGGCCGCGGCGACGTCGTTGATCTTCAGTGGGGTGGCGGTCGCGTCGGTGCTCGGCGTGCCGGCGGGCACCCTGATCGGGCAACTCGGCGGCTGGCGCGCCGCGTTCGCCGCGGTGGCCGCGCTGTCGGCGCTGGTCGCGGTGGCGCTGGCGGTCCTGCTGCCGCCGCTGCCGGCCGAGCGAGCGGTACGGCTCGACGGGGTGCTGCGGCTGTTCCGGGACGCGCGGGTACGCACGGGGCTGGTCGTGGTGGCGTTGCTGGTGGGCGGGCATTTCGCGGCGTACACGTATGTGCGGCCGGTGCTGGAGGAGGTGTCCGGGGTCGGCCCCGGGGCGATCAGCACGCTGCTCCTGGTGTACGGGGCGGCCGGGGTGGCCGGGAACTTCGTGGGCGGTGCCGGGGCGGGGCGGTCACCGCGCGGCATGCTGCTGGTAATCAGCGGGGTGCTGGCCGGGGCGGTGCTCCTGGTGCCGGTGCTGGGGGTGGGCGTTCCCGGGGCGGTGGCGCTGCTGGCGGTGTGGGGGCTGGCGTACGGAGGGGTGTCGGTCAGTACGCAGACATGGCTGATGGCGGTGGCGCCGCGGGCGCGGGAGGCGGCGTCGGCGCTGTTCGTGGGGGTGTTCAACGCGGCGATAGCGCTGGGCGCGTTCGGCGGGGGCCGGGCCGTGGACGGGTGGGGGCTGACCGGGGTGCTGTGGCTCGGAGGCGCGCTGGCCGCGGGGGCGCTGGTGGCGGTCGCGGCCGGGCGGGGGCCGGGGTCTGGGGCGGTGTCGCGGTGA
- a CDS encoding response regulator transcription factor, whose amino-acid sequence MIKVIVADDEPLIRAGIRMILTSAGDISVVAEAGNGREAVEAARGHGADVVLLDIQMPVMDGLTALAELRRVAPSVRALILTTFGERENVLRAMGEGSAGFLLKDSAPDELIRAVRAAADGHAYMSPVATRHVADSLVARGGDFGGESAAARTARRAAEAGRRLSVLTEREMEVLSLLGEGLSNADAGERIHMSEATVKTYVSRILAKLGCENRVQAALLARDAGLGA is encoded by the coding sequence GTGATCAAGGTGATCGTCGCCGATGACGAGCCGCTCATCCGGGCCGGTATCCGGATGATTCTCACCTCCGCCGGGGACATCTCGGTGGTGGCGGAGGCGGGGAACGGCAGAGAGGCGGTCGAGGCCGCGCGCGGCCATGGCGCGGACGTGGTGCTGCTGGACATCCAGATGCCGGTGATGGACGGGCTGACGGCGCTGGCCGAACTGCGCCGTGTGGCGCCGTCCGTGCGGGCGCTGATCCTGACGACGTTCGGTGAGCGGGAGAACGTCCTGCGCGCGATGGGCGAGGGCAGTGCGGGCTTCCTGCTCAAGGATTCCGCGCCGGACGAGTTGATCCGCGCGGTGCGCGCCGCGGCCGACGGCCACGCCTACATGTCACCGGTGGCGACGCGGCACGTGGCCGATTCGCTGGTGGCGCGGGGCGGCGACTTCGGCGGGGAGAGCGCTGCGGCCCGTACGGCCCGTCGCGCGGCGGAGGCCGGACGGCGGCTCTCGGTCCTGACGGAGCGGGAGATGGAGGTGCTGTCCCTGCTCGGCGAGGGACTCTCGAACGCCGACGCGGGCGAGCGCATCCATATGAGCGAGGCGACGGTCAAGACGTACGTCAGCCGCATCCTGGCCAAGCTGGGCTGCGAGAACCGGGTCCAGGCGGCGCTGTTGGCGAGGGACGCGGGGTTGGGGGCGTAG
- a CDS encoding winged helix-turn-helix transcriptional regulator, translating to MADHGEGTCRQVDTGMARVFGLLGKRWTGLVVSVLLEGPVFFAELRRAVPGISERMLSDRLTELAEAGLVLREVDGGPPLRVSYRLTEAGRALEPALKELGRWAEAYLVEGGKCPARFRE from the coding sequence ATGGCGGATCACGGCGAAGGCACCTGCAGGCAGGTCGACACCGGCATGGCACGGGTCTTCGGGCTGCTCGGCAAGCGGTGGACCGGCCTGGTCGTGTCCGTCCTGCTGGAGGGGCCGGTTTTCTTCGCCGAGCTGCGGCGCGCGGTGCCCGGCATCAGCGAGCGCATGCTCTCGGACCGGCTCACGGAGCTGGCCGAAGCCGGTCTGGTCCTACGGGAGGTCGACGGCGGCCCGCCGCTGCGCGTCTCGTACCGGCTGACCGAGGCGGGCCGGGCGCTGGAGCCCGCGCTCAAGGAATTGGGCCGGTGGGCGGAGGCGTACCTCGTGGAGGGCGGGAAGTGCCCGGCGCGCTTCCGCGAATGA
- a CDS encoding LysR family transcriptional regulator — protein sequence MEIRELECFLVLAEELHFGRAGARLYVSQSRVSQLLRALERRVGARLVERTSRRVRLTPLGTDFLASLRPAYEALRGTVDATIAAARGIEGRLRIGFQGTADASIMKSIDAFHARHPGCATEIVEIPLQDPFGPLHRDEVDAAVVLLPVEEPGLVLGPVFSKQQQTLAVSVRHPFASRTRLDAEELADGPLIAVEGPAPDYWRCAQAPTSTPGGRPIPPGPAVRTLQEGLTLAAAGRGAMLLCRPTADYHGRRDLAFVPVDGLPDSVLGLVWHQDRESARTRAFSAAVTDVT from the coding sequence CTGGAGATCCGTGAACTGGAGTGCTTCCTGGTCCTCGCGGAGGAACTGCACTTCGGCCGCGCCGGCGCCCGCCTGTACGTCTCCCAGAGCCGCGTCAGCCAGCTCCTTCGCGCCCTGGAACGCCGCGTCGGCGCCCGCCTCGTGGAGCGCACCAGCCGCCGGGTCCGCCTCACCCCGCTCGGCACGGACTTCCTCGCCTCCCTGCGCCCGGCCTACGAAGCGCTGCGCGGCACGGTCGACGCCACCATCGCCGCCGCCCGCGGCATCGAGGGCCGGCTGCGCATCGGCTTCCAGGGCACCGCCGACGCATCGATCATGAAGTCCATCGACGCCTTCCACGCCCGCCACCCCGGCTGCGCCACGGAGATCGTCGAAATCCCCCTCCAGGACCCGTTCGGCCCGCTGCACCGTGACGAGGTCGACGCCGCCGTCGTCCTGCTGCCCGTCGAAGAACCCGGCCTCGTACTCGGTCCGGTCTTCTCGAAGCAACAGCAGACACTCGCCGTCTCCGTACGCCACCCGTTCGCGTCCCGTACCCGCCTCGACGCCGAGGAACTGGCCGACGGCCCCCTCATCGCCGTGGAAGGTCCGGCCCCCGACTACTGGCGCTGCGCCCAGGCCCCCACCAGCACCCCCGGCGGCCGCCCCATCCCGCCCGGACCGGCCGTCCGCACCCTTCAGGAGGGACTGACCCTGGCCGCCGCCGGCCGCGGCGCGATGCTGCTCTGCCGGCCCACGGCGGACTACCACGGCCGCCGCGACCTCGCCTTCGTACCGGTCGACGGACTGCCGGACTCCGTACTCGGGCTCGTCTGGCACCAAGACCGCGAGAGCGCGCGCACGCGTGCCTTCAGCGCGGCCGTCACCGATGTGACGTAG
- a CDS encoding MarR family winged helix-turn-helix transcriptional regulator yields the protein MAPRDTSVETIQQEMTAFARRARATAARTHPELSLVSYTLLAHLDDQQGCRATDLAAHYLLDKSTVSRQISALEKLGFVERRVDPDDHRVQVLHPTAKGAQMLANVTASRRQAFHERLADWDEEDLDRFATYLLRYNAAQARHG from the coding sequence GTGGCTCCCAGAGACACATCCGTCGAGACCATCCAGCAGGAGATGACCGCGTTCGCCCGCCGAGCCCGCGCCACCGCCGCCCGTACGCACCCGGAGCTGTCGCTCGTCTCGTACACACTGCTGGCACACCTCGACGACCAGCAGGGATGCCGCGCGACCGACCTCGCCGCGCACTACCTCCTGGACAAGTCCACGGTCAGCCGGCAGATCTCCGCCCTGGAGAAACTCGGCTTCGTCGAGCGCCGCGTCGACCCGGACGACCACCGCGTCCAGGTGCTGCACCCCACGGCCAAGGGCGCGCAGATGCTGGCCAACGTGACCGCCAGCCGCCGCCAGGCGTTCCATGAGCGGCTCGCCGACTGGGACGAGGAGGACCTGGACCGCTTCGCGACCTACCTGCTGCGCTACAACGCCGCCCAGGCGCGCCACGGCTGA